In Streptomyces sp. NBC_00448, the following are encoded in one genomic region:
- a CDS encoding ribokinase, whose product MSTDPTVPPAPSAPPGRRGAPPSGRARIVVLGSANMDLAAYTRVAPARGETVTGEAFRTVAGGKGANQAIAAARAGGEVTFVGAVGDDEFGPRLRAALDGAGVGTGPLRTVPGPSGIAHIVVDGEGHNAIVVVPGANGTVTSLADGDEDVIAAAGALLLQLELPLDGVLAGARAAHRHGVRTVLTPAPAQPLPGELLAVTDLLVPNEHEAAALSGHSDPRAAARALLDAVPEVVVTLGAAGCLYAAHGHEPLVVPALPAKAVDTTAAGDTFVGALAVALGEGRPMPAALEWATAASALSVECEGASSSMPERAEIDARAAGGTPVSRRADRPSHG is encoded by the coding sequence ATGAGCACCGATCCGACCGTTCCCCCGGCACCCTCCGCTCCCCCGGGGCGCCGCGGCGCCCCGCCGTCCGGGCGGGCCCGCATCGTGGTGCTGGGCAGCGCCAACATGGATCTGGCGGCGTACACCCGGGTGGCGCCGGCGCGCGGCGAGACCGTCACCGGCGAGGCGTTCCGCACCGTGGCCGGGGGCAAGGGCGCCAACCAGGCGATCGCGGCCGCGCGGGCCGGTGGCGAGGTGACGTTCGTCGGCGCGGTCGGCGACGACGAATTCGGACCGCGGCTGCGCGCCGCCCTCGACGGCGCGGGGGTCGGCACCGGCCCGCTGCGGACGGTGCCGGGCCCGAGCGGCATCGCGCACATCGTGGTCGACGGCGAGGGCCACAACGCGATCGTGGTGGTGCCGGGTGCGAACGGCACGGTGACCTCCCTCGCCGACGGCGACGAGGACGTCATCGCGGCGGCCGGCGCGCTGCTGCTCCAGCTCGAACTGCCGCTGGACGGCGTGCTGGCGGGTGCGCGGGCCGCGCACCGGCACGGCGTCCGAACCGTCCTCACGCCGGCGCCGGCCCAGCCGCTGCCCGGGGAACTCCTCGCGGTGACCGACCTGTTGGTGCCCAACGAGCACGAGGCCGCCGCGCTCAGCGGCCACTCCGACCCGCGCGCCGCCGCCCGCGCGCTGCTCGACGCGGTGCCCGAGGTGGTGGTGACGCTCGGCGCGGCGGGCTGCCTGTACGCCGCCCACGGCCACGAGCCGCTGGTCGTACCGGCCCTGCCCGCGAAGGCGGTGGACACCACCGCGGCCGGCGACACCTTCGTGGGCGCCCTCGCGGTCGCGCTCGGCGAGGGCCGGCCGATGCCGGCGGCGCTGGAGTGGGCGACGGCCGCCTCCGCGCTGTCGGTGGAATGCGAGGGCGCGTCGTCCTCGATGCCGGAGCGCGCGGAGATCGACGCGCGGGCCGCCGGCGGTACGCCCGTATCGCGCCGGGCCGACCGCCCAAGTCACGGATGA
- a CDS encoding CaiB/BaiF CoA transferase family protein, translating to MRVLDLATLFAGPSAATLLGDFGADVVKVEHPRKPDPSRGHGPSKDGVGLWWKHLGRNKRNITLDLSTPGGRDVLLKLAASTDVIIENFRPGTLERWGLGWEELSAANPRLVLARVTAFGQFGPYSARPGFGTLAEAMSGFASATGEPDGPPTLPPFGLADSVAALATSFAVMAALAGRDRTGAGQVVDMAIIEPMLAVLGPQLIWYDQLGYVQPRMGNRSTNNAPRNTYRTADGAWLAVSSSAQSIAERVMRLVGRPELVEEPWFATGTGRAAHADEIDTAVGSWIAGHDRDEVVAAFEEAQAAVAPIYDVRDVMTDPQYGALGTVASVDDAELGPMRMQNVLFRLSGTPGAIRWTGRPHGADTDAVLTELGLDGPEIAALRAEGAL from the coding sequence ATGCGGGTGCTGGACCTGGCCACGCTCTTCGCCGGGCCGAGCGCCGCGACCCTCCTCGGCGACTTCGGCGCCGACGTCGTCAAGGTCGAACACCCGCGCAAGCCGGACCCCTCCCGCGGCCACGGCCCGAGCAAGGACGGCGTGGGCCTGTGGTGGAAGCACCTCGGCCGCAACAAGCGCAACATCACCCTCGACCTGTCGACGCCCGGCGGCCGGGACGTGCTGCTCAAGCTCGCCGCGTCCACCGACGTCATCATCGAGAACTTCCGGCCGGGCACGCTGGAGCGCTGGGGCCTGGGCTGGGAGGAGCTGTCGGCGGCGAACCCGCGGCTGGTGCTGGCGCGGGTGACGGCGTTCGGGCAGTTCGGCCCGTACTCCGCGCGGCCCGGCTTCGGCACGCTCGCCGAGGCGATGAGCGGGTTCGCGTCGGCGACCGGAGAGCCCGACGGCCCGCCCACGCTCCCGCCGTTCGGCCTCGCCGACTCCGTGGCCGCACTCGCCACCTCCTTCGCGGTGATGGCCGCGCTGGCCGGCCGGGACCGTACGGGCGCGGGGCAGGTGGTCGACATGGCCATCATCGAGCCGATGCTCGCGGTGCTGGGCCCGCAGCTCATCTGGTACGACCAACTCGGCTACGTGCAGCCCCGGATGGGCAACCGCTCCACCAACAACGCGCCGCGCAACACCTATCGGACCGCTGACGGGGCGTGGCTGGCGGTGTCCTCCTCCGCGCAGTCGATCGCCGAGCGGGTGATGCGGCTGGTCGGGCGGCCGGAACTGGTCGAGGAGCCGTGGTTCGCCACCGGCACCGGGCGGGCCGCGCACGCCGACGAGATCGACACCGCGGTCGGCAGCTGGATAGCCGGGCACGACCGGGACGAGGTGGTCGCGGCCTTCGAGGAGGCGCAGGCCGCGGTCGCGCCGATCTACGACGTGCGGGACGTGATGACCGATCCGCAGTACGGCGCGCTGGGCACCGTGGCGTCCGTGGACGACGCGGAGTTGGGGCCGATGCGGATGCAGAACGTCCTGTTCCGGCTGTCGGGCACGCCCGGCGCGATCCGCTGGACCGGCCGCCCGCACGGCGCGGACACCGATGCCGTCCTCACCGAACTCGGCCTGGACGGACCGGAGATCGCCGCGCTGAGGGCGGAGGGCGCGCTGTGA
- a CDS encoding HpcH/HpaI aldolase/citrate lyase family protein: MTWLYAPGDRPDVVAKALRSGADVVLVDLEDAVAPARKEYARAATAELLAEPVPGPARVHVRLNALDGPLFAADLAALAGLPGLGGLRLPKVAGPGDIASVLRLHRELAGPGAAVPGLYPLLESALGLENAFAIATADPAVRGLALGEADLRADLGVTEEDALTWPRVRTVVAARAAGLAPPAQSVYPDVRDLDGLDASCRRGRALGFLGRAAIHPRQLPVIARAYLPTAGELDAARETVAAAAASPGALALPDGRFVDPAVVAGARRVLTLAARAEAYL; this comes from the coding sequence CTGACCTGGCTCTACGCCCCGGGCGACCGTCCGGACGTGGTCGCGAAGGCGCTGCGTTCCGGCGCGGACGTCGTCCTGGTCGACCTGGAGGACGCGGTCGCCCCCGCCCGCAAGGAGTACGCGCGGGCCGCCACCGCCGAGTTGCTCGCCGAGCCGGTGCCGGGGCCCGCCCGGGTGCACGTACGGCTCAACGCCCTCGACGGCCCGCTGTTCGCGGCGGACCTCGCGGCGCTGGCCGGGCTGCCGGGCCTGGGCGGGCTGCGGCTGCCGAAGGTCGCCGGGCCGGGCGACATCGCGTCCGTGCTGCGGCTCCACCGCGAGCTGGCCGGGCCCGGCGCGGCCGTGCCCGGGCTCTACCCGCTGCTCGAATCGGCGCTCGGCCTGGAGAACGCCTTCGCCATCGCCACCGCCGATCCCGCGGTGCGCGGACTCGCGCTCGGCGAGGCGGACCTGCGCGCCGACCTCGGCGTGACCGAGGAGGACGCGCTCACCTGGCCCCGGGTGCGGACCGTCGTGGCGGCCCGCGCGGCCGGACTCGCCCCGCCCGCGCAGTCCGTCTACCCCGACGTGCGCGACCTCGACGGCCTCGACGCCTCCTGCCGTCGCGGCCGCGCCCTCGGGTTCCTCGGCCGCGCCGCCATCCATCCCCGCCAGCTCCCCGTCATCGCGCGCGCCTATCTCCCCACCGCGGGCGAACTGGACGCCGCCCGCGAGACCGTGGCCGCGGCCGCCGCCTCGCCCGGTGCCCTGGCCCTGCCCGACGGCCGCTTCGTGGACCCCGCGGTGGTGGCCGGCGCCCGACGCGTCCTGACGCTTGCCGCCCGCGCGGAGGCGTACCTGTAG
- a CDS encoding tetratricopeptide repeat protein: MEFDRRVQIRVHRETGTTFGSGYLVAPRLALTAGHVVQAAMGPEPVRVTVCRPDAGTEQFPAAVRWWRVDDRVDAALVEVDGQVEVDGAGGGDGPAEVTGPGGGAGPVGGAGRRWQPPDSLADIRTRPPQRWGRIIGTRPHPVAVAGFPRMEKDPSSGDRFDGRISGEIMPGTGSLAGRYEVFSKDATIPVRDGTGAGWSGMSGAALLTESRQSGLLCGVVRADRQAVGGTRLTATPASLLLADNGFTALLAEHGGWQPLLEAAEPVDLLDPAAPERDLRSPAMLLRADAEAVAFRGRADELRALRDWCQVGAEGFSVRVVTGPGGQGKSRLARQLADDLRAEGWITGHLRAELRDSDLALPELRSLETALDFLLVIDYADARPSLVRRVIDQLRSCRHRTRLLLLARTGGAWQSDGLTASHADEILARAPTIELAALVGAGGPPDAMTALFRGALGDLADLLEALPGLPGRPSAGWPALAPALGVPRQLGVDGDESVLTVQMAALTALLQHGSAPVPAAPEEPAEATLLRHEQRYWVRAAERLGPLDPTVLQQAVAVAALCGARDETEAVAAVGALPGIPPARAPVVAAWLRTLYPAGPDRFWGPLQPDRVGEYHASRALLDLDPPLPLADLLARSSADQQVQLVTVLARAAAAHHGAGRTARTAGVQQALLDAMPAGGLSVEVLNRLRIVLIHAHDGLDRLALKLAEDSVTAARRQAADGSATALNDLGIALDLLSSTFSGAGRAEEALAAAQEQLRVIERLDRNHPGRDRAHALAVSTLSSCLSAVGRDEEALLALGESVELLERLGETDRHTRTRLAWNLNNLSDRLWDLGRLDEARRALRRAVELSEQLAVTDFSHEILLPVWRSNLAALLVGMRRHQEGLRYAEDSVQGLRLLARRDPRNFEGRLISSLVNLGNILHQLGRSAEACAALQQAVGIGEHRRRIGLAGAEAELSLVKHTLQLGLWQALSDSLETLPDALCRALDLWYGLDRELPKYQPLIASLLTDSVALLSEDGRWQEALEPSMAAVEIWGGLVRAYPADHLRDFVEAYTAMQEVTRRVGSQPIPRNAAVAMLSRHLQEQLPYVFEVLDEAEAAAKAAEAAAHRE, translated from the coding sequence ATGGAGTTCGACCGGCGGGTGCAGATCCGGGTCCACCGGGAGACCGGCACGACGTTCGGGTCCGGCTACCTGGTCGCGCCGCGGCTGGCGCTGACGGCGGGTCATGTCGTCCAGGCGGCGATGGGGCCGGAGCCGGTCCGGGTGACCGTCTGCCGGCCGGATGCGGGAACGGAGCAGTTCCCGGCGGCGGTTCGGTGGTGGCGCGTCGACGACCGGGTCGACGCGGCGCTGGTGGAAGTCGACGGCCAGGTGGAAGTCGACGGGGCGGGCGGGGGAGATGGCCCGGCCGAAGTGACCGGGCCGGGCGGGGGAGCCGGGCCGGTCGGGGGAGCCGGCCGGCGCTGGCAGCCGCCCGACTCGCTGGCCGACATACGCACCCGGCCGCCGCAACGATGGGGCCGGATCATCGGCACCCGCCCCCACCCGGTCGCCGTCGCCGGCTTCCCCCGCATGGAGAAGGACCCCAGCAGCGGCGACCGCTTCGACGGCCGGATCAGCGGCGAGATCATGCCGGGGACCGGCTCGCTCGCCGGTCGCTACGAGGTCTTCAGCAAGGACGCGACCATCCCGGTACGGGACGGGACCGGCGCCGGCTGGTCCGGGATGTCCGGTGCCGCGCTGCTCACCGAGAGCCGCCAGAGCGGGCTGCTGTGCGGGGTGGTCCGCGCGGACCGGCAGGCCGTGGGCGGTACCCGGCTGACCGCCACCCCCGCCTCGCTGCTGCTCGCGGACAACGGCTTCACCGCGTTGCTCGCCGAACACGGCGGCTGGCAGCCGCTGTTGGAAGCCGCCGAGCCGGTGGACCTGCTCGATCCGGCCGCCCCCGAGCGGGACCTGCGCTCGCCGGCGATGCTGCTGCGCGCCGACGCCGAGGCGGTGGCCTTCCGCGGGCGGGCGGACGAGTTGCGGGCGCTGCGGGACTGGTGCCAGGTCGGTGCCGAGGGCTTCTCGGTACGGGTGGTCACCGGGCCCGGCGGGCAGGGCAAGTCCCGCCTCGCCCGCCAACTGGCCGACGACCTGCGGGCGGAGGGGTGGATCACCGGGCACCTCCGGGCGGAACTGCGGGACAGCGACCTCGCCCTGCCCGAACTCAGGTCCCTGGAGACCGCCCTCGACTTCCTGCTGGTCATCGACTACGCGGACGCCCGGCCGAGCCTGGTGCGCCGGGTCATCGACCAGCTGCGGAGCTGCCGGCACCGTACGCGGCTGCTGCTCCTCGCCCGTACCGGCGGCGCCTGGCAGAGCGACGGGCTGACCGCGTCGCACGCGGACGAGATCCTGGCCAGGGCCCCGACCATCGAACTGGCCGCACTGGTCGGTGCGGGCGGCCCGCCCGACGCCATGACCGCGCTGTTCCGCGGCGCGCTCGGCGACCTCGCCGATCTGCTGGAGGCGTTACCGGGCCTGCCCGGCCGCCCGTCCGCCGGATGGCCGGCCCTGGCGCCGGCCCTGGGCGTGCCGAGACAACTGGGCGTGGACGGCGACGAGTCGGTGCTGACCGTACAGATGGCCGCGCTCACCGCCCTGTTGCAGCACGGCTCGGCGCCGGTCCCGGCCGCGCCCGAGGAGCCCGCCGAGGCGACCTTGCTGCGGCACGAGCAGCGGTACTGGGTGCGGGCCGCCGAACGGCTCGGGCCGCTCGATCCGACCGTCCTCCAGCAGGCCGTGGCCGTCGCCGCGCTGTGCGGGGCGAGAGACGAGACCGAGGCGGTCGCCGCCGTCGGGGCGCTCCCCGGCATCCCGCCCGCGCGGGCACCGGTCGTGGCGGCCTGGCTGCGTACCCTCTACCCGGCGGGACCGGACCGGTTCTGGGGCCCGCTGCAACCCGACCGGGTCGGCGAGTACCACGCCTCCCGCGCCCTGCTCGACCTCGATCCGCCGCTCCCGCTGGCCGACCTGCTGGCGCGCTCCTCCGCCGACCAGCAGGTGCAGCTGGTGACCGTGCTGGCGCGGGCCGCCGCCGCGCACCACGGGGCGGGCCGCACCGCCAGGACCGCCGGCGTGCAACAGGCGCTGCTGGACGCGATGCCGGCCGGCGGCCTCAGCGTCGAGGTGCTGAACCGGCTCCGGATCGTCCTGATCCACGCCCACGACGGTCTGGACCGGCTGGCCCTGAAGCTCGCCGAGGACTCCGTGACCGCCGCCCGGCGGCAGGCGGCGGACGGTTCGGCGACCGCACTGAACGACCTCGGCATCGCCCTGGACCTTCTCAGCAGCACGTTCAGCGGCGCGGGCCGCGCGGAGGAGGCGCTGGCCGCGGCTCAGGAGCAGCTGCGGGTCATCGAACGCCTGGACCGGAACCACCCCGGCCGCGACCGCGCCCACGCCCTCGCGGTGAGCACGCTGAGTTCCTGCCTGTCCGCCGTCGGGCGCGACGAGGAGGCGCTGCTCGCCCTCGGAGAGTCGGTGGAGCTGCTGGAGCGGCTGGGCGAGACCGACCGGCACACCAGGACGAGACTCGCCTGGAACCTGAACAACCTGTCCGACCGGCTCTGGGACCTGGGCCGCCTCGACGAGGCCCGGCGCGCGCTGCGCCGGGCGGTGGAACTCTCCGAGCAGCTCGCCGTCACCGACTTCTCCCACGAGATCCTGCTCCCCGTCTGGCGTTCCAACCTCGCGGCGCTGCTCGTCGGCATGCGGCGGCACCAGGAGGGCCTCCGGTACGCCGAGGACTCGGTGCAGGGGCTTCGGCTACTGGCCCGCCGCGACCCGCGCAACTTCGAGGGCCGCCTCATCTCCTCGCTGGTGAACCTCGGCAACATCCTCCACCAGCTGGGACGTTCCGCCGAGGCGTGCGCCGCCCTGCAGCAGGCGGTCGGCATCGGGGAGCACCGGCGGCGGATCGGGCTCGCCGGCGCCGAGGCGGAGCTCAGCCTGGTCAAGCACACCCTCCAACTCGGCCTCTGGCAGGCCCTGTCCGACTCCCTGGAGACGCTCCCGGACGCGCTCTGCCGCGCGTTGGACCTCTGGTACGGGCTCGACCGGGAACTGCCGAAGTACCAGCCGCTCATCGCCTCGCTCCTGACCGACTCGGTGGCCCTGCTGAGCGAGGACGGCCGCTGGCAGGAGGCCCTGGAACCGTCGATGGCGGCGGTGGAGATCTGGGGCGGGCTGGTCCGCGCGTACCCCGCTGATCACCTCCGCGACTTCGTCGAGGCGTACACCGCGATGCAGGAGGTGACGCGCCGGGTCGGATCGCAGCCGATTCCCCGGAACGCTGCCGTGGCGATGCTCAGCCGACATCTGCAGGAGCAACTTCCTTACGTCTTCGAGGTGTTGGACGAAGCCGAGGCAGCCGCCAAGGCCGCCGAAGCCGCGGCTCACCGCGAGTAG
- a CDS encoding trypco2 family protein — protein sequence MGNSSGDDWLDLADAITLLRRQVAEAQRRVATDGDDGVHLSLGEITLELGMELTGSRKADAGLRFAVVSVGGGAERTRQATHKVTVRLDARGADHAPVNVSDEE from the coding sequence GTGGGCAACAGCAGCGGGGACGACTGGCTCGACCTGGCCGACGCGATCACGCTGCTGCGCCGTCAAGTGGCCGAGGCGCAGCGGCGGGTGGCGACCGACGGGGACGACGGGGTCCACCTCTCCCTCGGGGAGATCACGCTGGAGCTCGGGATGGAGCTGACCGGCAGCCGGAAAGCGGATGCCGGACTGCGGTTCGCGGTGGTCAGCGTGGGCGGCGGCGCCGAGCGCACGCGCCAGGCCACCCACAAGGTCACGGTGCGGCTGGACGCACGTGGAGCCGATCATGCCCCGGTGAACGTCTCCGATGAGGAGTAG
- a CDS encoding MerR family transcriptional regulator, whose translation MVEGVEEHLTVGRVAELAGVSVRTLHHYDEIGLVEPSARTGAGYRAYSAGDVERLREVLGYRRLGFGLREIADLVDDPATDAVAHLRRLRGLLLEQRDRAAAMVTAIDKELEARAMGIRTTPEEQLKVFGAQLYDTIGSAYPATRCTEPRIAARVWEALGDARTVLNVGAGTGSYEPPDRDVTAVEPSAVMRAQRPAGAAPCVAAAAESLPFADQSFDAAMAFSTVHHWQDPIAGLREMRRVARRVVVFTYDASTTGWLQRFWLTRDYLPEFADLLVDWPSLADLTRAIGGRAEPVLVPWDCADGFFEAYWRRPEAYLDEQVRRAVSVWTRVGPEAERRAVDALREDLSSGRWAERNRDLVALDTAELGLRLLVA comes from the coding sequence ATGGTCGAGGGTGTGGAAGAACACCTGACCGTGGGGCGCGTGGCCGAGCTGGCGGGCGTGAGCGTCCGCACGCTGCATCACTACGACGAGATCGGCCTGGTGGAGCCGTCCGCGCGGACCGGGGCCGGGTATCGGGCCTATTCGGCGGGCGACGTGGAGCGGCTGCGGGAGGTGCTCGGCTACCGGCGGCTGGGCTTCGGCCTGCGCGAGATCGCGGATCTCGTCGACGACCCGGCCACCGACGCGGTCGCGCACCTGCGCCGGCTGCGCGGTCTGCTGCTGGAGCAGCGCGACCGCGCCGCCGCGATGGTGACGGCCATCGACAAGGAACTGGAGGCACGGGCCATGGGGATCAGGACGACACCGGAGGAGCAACTGAAGGTGTTCGGGGCGCAGTTGTACGACACCATCGGGTCCGCCTACCCGGCGACGCGGTGCACCGAGCCGCGGATCGCCGCGCGGGTGTGGGAAGCGCTCGGCGACGCGCGGACGGTGCTGAACGTCGGCGCCGGCACCGGCTCCTACGAGCCGCCGGACCGTGACGTGACCGCGGTGGAACCGTCGGCGGTGATGCGGGCGCAGCGTCCCGCGGGAGCGGCGCCGTGCGTGGCCGCCGCCGCGGAGAGCCTTCCGTTCGCCGACCAGTCCTTCGACGCCGCGATGGCCTTCAGCACCGTTCACCACTGGCAGGACCCGATCGCGGGCTTGCGCGAGATGCGGCGGGTGGCCCGCCGCGTGGTGGTGTTCACCTACGACGCGAGCACGACCGGCTGGCTCCAGCGGTTCTGGCTCACCCGCGACTACCTGCCCGAGTTCGCCGACCTCCTCGTCGACTGGCCGTCGCTGGCTGATCTGACCCGGGCGATCGGGGGTCGTGCGGAGCCGGTGCTCGTCCCGTGGGACTGCGCCGACGGCTTCTTCGAGGCGTACTGGCGCCGTCCCGAGGCGTATCTGGACGAGCAGGTGCGCCGCGCGGTGTCGGTGTGGACCAGGGTCGGGCCGGAGGCGGAGCGGCGGGCGGTGGACGCATTGCGCGAGGACCTTTCCTCGGGGCGGTGGGCCGAGCGCAACCGTGACCTGGTCGCGCTGGACACGGCCGAGTTGGGCCTGCGGCTGCTCGTGGCCTGA
- a CDS encoding TetR/AcrR family transcriptional regulator: MASTLSRPSRVAKLPPRERILDAAEELFQKEGIRQVGVQAIADKAETTKMAIYRHFETKDALVAEWLRIVAADYQAAFDRVETEYPDRPEDQILGLARFIAEGLPAISYRGCPFINSLAELPDRLHPARQVIEDHKAHQARRLIGMCTKAQMPDPEQAAAEITFVLEGAQVSTQNGSIDQTGDRLMKIVGGIVDRHLGASGAADL, from the coding sequence ATGGCATCGACCCTCAGCAGGCCGAGCAGAGTGGCGAAGCTGCCGCCTCGTGAGCGCATCCTCGACGCGGCCGAAGAGCTCTTCCAGAAAGAAGGGATCCGGCAGGTGGGGGTCCAGGCGATCGCCGACAAGGCCGAGACCACCAAGATGGCGATCTACCGGCACTTCGAGACCAAGGACGCGCTGGTCGCGGAGTGGCTGCGGATCGTCGCCGCCGATTATCAGGCGGCCTTCGACCGCGTGGAAACCGAATACCCCGACCGGCCCGAGGATCAGATTCTGGGCCTGGCCCGCTTCATCGCCGAGGGACTGCCGGCGATCTCCTACCGGGGCTGCCCGTTCATCAACTCCCTCGCCGAGCTGCCCGACCGCCTTCATCCGGCACGGCAGGTGATCGAGGACCACAAGGCCCACCAGGCCCGCAGGCTGATCGGCATGTGCACCAAAGCGCAGATGCCCGACCCCGAACAGGCCGCGGCCGAGATCACCTTCGTACTCGAAGGGGCGCAGGTCAGCACGCAGAACGGAAGCATCGATCAGACGGGAGACCGTCTGATGAAGATCGTCGGGGGAATCGTGGACCGGCACCTCGGCGCATCCGGGGCGGCTGACCTCTGA
- a CDS encoding amidase, with translation MKVSEYVSFDAVGLAELVAKGEVLPAELEAAAREAVQAVDPRINAVVETWPSDDEPVPGSAPLAGVPFLIKDIAVAMAGRRMELGSRLAAGHVAGSDSSLMLRFRRAGLVTFGRTATPEMAYGISTESALYGATRNPWDLERSAGGSSGGAAAAVAAGVVPVAHGTDAAGSLRVPAAYNGLFGIKPTRGRVSMGPGVDEVFNGLAVHGSVSRTVRDSAVLLDQIRGPESGDPYFAQQPSRPYAEEVTRHPGSLRIGVLAQAWGGRRTTTPVTDALFRTVRLLESLGHRVEEAEVDLGADWDEFVLANARLMTVNLTTLVDGLAAAFGRPIDSSTLEPATLAGYHYGQRVGGAQFLTALAMRNRVARNLAWYFDAYDILLTPTLPEPPLPLGTHTEGAETLDGLGWIERINDLSPFTMPFNVAGTPAMSVPVTADAGTGLPVGMQFAAGYGLESRLFRLAGQLEQASPWSGRTPTVWAGNHPGR, from the coding sequence GTGAAAGTTTCTGAATACGTGAGCTTCGACGCGGTCGGGCTGGCGGAGCTGGTGGCCAAGGGCGAGGTGCTCCCCGCCGAACTGGAGGCAGCCGCACGCGAGGCTGTGCAGGCAGTCGATCCGCGGATCAACGCCGTCGTGGAGACCTGGCCGTCCGACGACGAACCTGTCCCAGGCAGCGCACCCCTGGCCGGCGTCCCCTTTCTGATCAAAGACATCGCGGTTGCCATGGCCGGCAGGCGAATGGAGCTGGGAAGCCGTCTGGCGGCCGGTCACGTCGCCGGCTCCGACTCCTCACTGATGCTGCGCTTCCGTCGCGCCGGCCTCGTGACGTTCGGGCGCACCGCGACACCGGAGATGGCCTACGGCATCTCGACGGAGTCAGCGTTGTACGGCGCGACCCGCAACCCGTGGGACCTGGAGCGGAGCGCGGGCGGGTCCAGTGGAGGCGCGGCCGCCGCTGTCGCCGCGGGGGTGGTCCCGGTCGCCCATGGCACCGACGCCGCAGGATCACTCCGTGTCCCCGCCGCCTACAACGGCCTCTTCGGGATCAAACCCACCCGTGGCCGGGTGTCCATGGGGCCCGGCGTCGACGAGGTCTTCAACGGCCTGGCCGTGCACGGCAGCGTCAGCCGCACCGTACGCGACAGTGCGGTACTGCTCGACCAGATCCGCGGCCCGGAATCGGGCGACCCCTACTTCGCCCAGCAGCCGTCACGGCCGTACGCGGAGGAAGTCACCCGTCATCCGGGCTCGTTGCGAATCGGTGTCCTCGCCCAGGCGTGGGGCGGACGCCGCACCACCACACCGGTGACCGACGCCCTCTTCCGCACCGTGCGGTTGCTTGAATCCCTCGGCCACCGGGTGGAGGAGGCCGAGGTCGACCTCGGCGCCGACTGGGACGAATTCGTCCTGGCCAACGCCCGGCTCATGACGGTGAACCTCACCACCCTGGTCGACGGGTTGGCCGCCGCCTTCGGCCGTCCCATCGACTCCTCGACCCTTGAGCCGGCGACCCTCGCCGGCTACCACTACGGGCAGCGGGTCGGCGGCGCGCAATTCCTCACCGCTCTCGCGATGCGGAACCGGGTGGCCCGAAACCTGGCGTGGTACTTCGACGCGTACGACATCCTCCTCACGCCGACCCTGCCGGAGCCCCCCTTGCCTCTGGGCACTCATACCGAGGGTGCGGAGACACTGGACGGCCTCGGCTGGATCGAGCGCATCAACGACCTGTCGCCGTTCACCATGCCGTTCAACGTGGCAGGCACGCCCGCCATGTCCGTACCTGTGACGGCCGACGCCGGGACGGGGCTTCCGGTGGGTATGCAGTTCGCCGCCGGATACGGCCTTGAAAGCCGGCTCTTCCGCCTCGCCGGCCAACTCGAACAGGCAAGTCCGTGGTCAGGCCGCACTCCCACGGTATGGGCTGGGAACCACCCAGGCCGCTGA